One window of the Thermococcus sp. P6 genome contains the following:
- a CDS encoding bifunctional 3,4-dihydroxy-2-butanone-4-phosphate synthase/GTP cyclohydrolase II → MNTEELRESVIRGKPVVLIDEDREVEADLVYPAEMITARTLNFMLLAKGMLCLAMDEGEALRRGFFKIPSKGAETNFLISLDYRETRTGISAEERALTAKKIAEGLGIEHFRYPGHLHVLGGIGINRRKGHTEASLELVEMLGFKRYALIIELLDEEGDSHNFEFVQDFAEKHDLPVVTVREVYKEVLRRKSFIRVSARAKLPTKYGNLEIVSFENQLDFKDHVAIVSEPYDVPLVRIHSECLTGDTLGSLRCDCGSQLANSLRIIAKEGGILLYLRQEGRGIGLKNKIKAYELQDKGLDTVEANRALGFREDERDFSVAFQMLRALGVSRIRLLTNNPDKVKSLKELGMEVVEVIPIFGEVNEINRPYLEVKMLKLGHNLKPLLEGGE, encoded by the coding sequence ATGAATACGGAGGAGCTCAGAGAAAGCGTTATCCGGGGTAAGCCCGTAGTCCTGATCGATGAGGACAGGGAGGTCGAGGCAGATCTCGTATATCCGGCCGAGATGATAACCGCCCGGACGTTGAACTTCATGCTTCTGGCCAAGGGGATGCTCTGCCTTGCCATGGATGAGGGGGAAGCCCTTAGAAGGGGGTTCTTTAAGATCCCCTCAAAAGGCGCCGAGACGAACTTCCTGATAAGCCTGGACTACAGGGAGACCCGTACCGGTATCAGTGCGGAAGAGAGGGCTTTAACAGCTAAAAAGATCGCCGAAGGGCTCGGCATCGAGCACTTTCGTTATCCCGGACATCTGCACGTACTGGGGGGAATCGGGATAAACAGGAGAAAGGGGCACACCGAAGCATCCCTTGAACTGGTTGAAATGCTTGGATTCAAGAGGTACGCGTTGATAATAGAGCTTCTGGACGAAGAGGGGGACTCCCACAACTTTGAGTTCGTGCAGGATTTTGCGGAAAAGCACGATCTACCTGTGGTTACGGTCCGGGAAGTTTACAAAGAAGTCCTAAGAAGGAAGAGCTTTATCAGGGTCTCAGCACGGGCAAAACTCCCCACCAAATACGGAAACCTCGAGATAGTATCCTTCGAGAACCAGCTTGACTTCAAGGACCACGTGGCCATTGTTTCCGAACCTTACGACGTTCCCCTGGTGAGGATCCATTCGGAATGCTTAACAGGTGATACGCTGGGTTCTTTAAGGTGCGATTGCGGGAGCCAGCTGGCGAACTCCCTGAGGATTATAGCCAAGGAAGGAGGGATTCTCCTCTACCTGAGGCAGGAGGGGAGGGGCATCGGTCTGAAGAACAAAATCAAGGCCTACGAACTTCAGGATAAAGGTCTCGACACGGTTGAGGCCAACAGGGCTCTGGGCTTTAGAGAGGACGAAAGGGATTTCAGCGTTGCGTTTCAGATGCTCAGGGCGCTGGGCGTCTCAAGGATCCGGCTTCTGACGAACAATCCCGATAAGGTCAAAAGCCTTAAAGAGCTTGGAATGGAAGTTGTCGAGGTTATTCCTATTTTTGGAGAGGTTAACGAGATTAATAGACCCTATTTGGAGGTTAAAATGCTCAAGCTCGGACACAACCTAAAACCGCTTTTGGAGGGAGGGGAATGA
- a CDS encoding formate--phosphoribosylaminoimidazolecarboxamide ligase, whose translation MILSTIASHSALQIVTGAKREGFKTRLYVSPKRKAFYSSLPVVDELRVTREMGEILKDEGVVIPHGSFVAYLGIDAIEKSKTRFFGNRRFLKWETRFELVDRALKKAGIPGVEVFDVDEVRDDELYFVRMEGPRGGSGHFIARGRELPEKLAGVKEPYRIERFVDGVFIYVHFFYSPLLERLELFGVDERLVIADANGRRPFKALPYTIAGNRSVALRESLLPQLYDYGLAFVEAMEKLEPPGVIGPFALHFAYDTSFRCVGFASRIDGGSNAKHWYSSIYWGEELMMGQRIAREIRMAMDEGRLEEVVT comes from the coding sequence GTGATCCTCTCGACGATAGCATCTCACTCAGCCTTGCAGATAGTTACAGGGGCAAAGAGGGAGGGCTTTAAAACCCGGCTCTACGTTTCGCCGAAAAGGAAGGCCTTCTACTCCTCGCTTCCCGTGGTGGACGAGCTCAGGGTAACCCGTGAGATGGGGGAGATACTGAAGGATGAAGGCGTGGTGATACCCCACGGCTCCTTCGTGGCCTACCTCGGGATTGATGCGATAGAGAAGAGCAAAACGAGGTTCTTTGGGAACAGGCGTTTTCTGAAGTGGGAAACCCGGTTCGAGCTCGTGGACAGGGCTCTAAAGAAGGCCGGGATTCCGGGGGTGGAGGTCTTCGATGTCGACGAGGTCAGGGACGACGAGCTCTACTTCGTCAGGATGGAGGGGCCCAGAGGGGGGAGCGGACACTTCATAGCCCGTGGAAGGGAACTTCCGGAGAAGCTTGCGGGGGTTAAAGAGCCCTACAGGATCGAGCGCTTTGTAGATGGGGTCTTCATCTACGTGCACTTCTTCTACTCCCCCCTGCTCGAAAGGCTGGAGCTCTTTGGGGTCGACGAGAGGCTGGTTATAGCGGACGCAAACGGCAGGAGGCCCTTTAAGGCCCTGCCCTACACCATAGCCGGCAACAGGAGCGTGGCCCTGAGGGAATCCCTCCTGCCGCAGCTCTATGACTACGGTCTGGCCTTCGTCGAGGCCATGGAGAAGCTCGAGCCTCCCGGAGTCATAGGACCCTTCGCCCTTCACTTTGCCTACGACACCTCTTTCAGGTGCGTGGGCTTCGCCTCGCGCATAGACGGCGGAAGCAACGCCAAACACTGGTATTCCTCCATCTACTGGGGCGAGGAGCTGATGATGGGCCAGAGGATAGCCCGGGAGATAAGGATGGCCATGGATGAGGGCCGCCTCGAGGAGGTGGTAACGTGA
- a CDS encoding IMP cyclohydrolase, which produces MRYTGRMLGLGLRKGRPFAFYRLSSRSFPRRRAELRGDGVVVINLTETSNPYVSYTAVKLAGDYAVIGNGTHTTFVAQSLEWESPKKALIHVLDAMDYERDSLNTPRIAGIIERGSGDGFLGFAGRDHLWVKRVELEEGRAFFTATYNVEGIETLGLEFEDEDELAERALGLDFPHPVLAIGVFDAGDGFRIGIKNKN; this is translated from the coding sequence GTGAGGTACACCGGAAGGATGCTGGGTCTCGGGCTGAGGAAGGGCAGGCCCTTCGCCTTCTACCGTCTGAGCTCGAGGTCCTTCCCGAGGAGAAGGGCGGAACTGAGGGGAGACGGGGTGGTTGTGATCAACCTGACGGAGACGTCCAACCCCTACGTGAGCTATACCGCCGTTAAGCTCGCCGGGGATTACGCCGTAATCGGCAACGGCACCCATACGACCTTCGTAGCCCAGTCTCTGGAGTGGGAAAGCCCGAAAAAGGCCCTGATCCACGTTCTGGATGCCATGGACTACGAGAGGGATAGCCTTAACACCCCGAGGATAGCGGGAATAATAGAACGGGGAAGCGGGGACGGTTTTCTGGGCTTTGCGGGAAGGGACCACCTCTGGGTGAAGAGGGTTGAGCTCGAGGAGGGAAGGGCCTTCTTCACGGCCACCTACAACGTTGAGGGCATCGAAACCCTTGGTCTGGAGTTCGAGGACGAAGATGAGCTGGCGGAGAGGGCTCTGGGACTCGACTTCCCCCATCCTGTCCTGGCCATCGGGGTTTTCGATGCCGGAGATGGATTCAGGATAGGGATAAAGAACAAAAATTAA
- the ribD gene encoding bifunctional diaminohydroxyphosphoribosylaminopyrimidine deaminase/5-amino-6-(5-phosphoribosylamino)uracil reductase RibD, whose translation MEDEGFMRLALELAKKGEGRVNPNPMVGAVIVKDGRIIGMGYHERFGDKHAEVNAIEDAKKRGNSPKGATMYVTMEPCSHRGKQPPCADRIIREGISRVVVAMEDPNPLVNGRGIRKLKSAGVEVRVGVLEREARELNEVFIKYITTRVPFVAVKLALTLDGFIATRSFSSKWITGERARMKVQELRRRYMAVMVGANTILRDDPELTCRISGCTDKVKVILDRHGLTAGGNFRAFKEGRVLVFTESEKEWNKGEVIRETDPGKILKILGEKGIDSVLIEGGRAACQFLPFADRLHLFYGNKLFGKGISPFECLNVDRVEDAFRVDFRGFENFGDSFYVEAIPCSRE comes from the coding sequence ATGGAAGATGAAGGCTTTATGAGGCTGGCACTGGAACTGGCCAAAAAGGGCGAGGGGAGGGTAAACCCAAACCCGATGGTCGGGGCCGTTATCGTGAAGGATGGCAGGATCATTGGGATGGGCTACCACGAACGTTTTGGTGACAAGCACGCGGAGGTCAACGCCATAGAAGACGCAAAGAAAAGGGGTAATTCACCCAAAGGGGCAACGATGTACGTCACCATGGAGCCCTGCTCCCACCGGGGTAAGCAGCCACCCTGCGCTGACAGGATAATAAGGGAAGGTATATCGCGGGTCGTGGTTGCTATGGAGGATCCCAATCCACTGGTTAACGGAAGGGGAATCAGGAAACTCAAAAGCGCCGGAGTTGAGGTCAGGGTTGGGGTTCTCGAAAGGGAAGCGAGGGAGCTGAACGAGGTTTTCATCAAATACATAACCACGAGAGTGCCCTTCGTCGCCGTAAAGCTCGCCTTAACCCTTGACGGCTTCATCGCAACCAGAAGTTTCTCCTCGAAGTGGATCACGGGGGAAAGGGCAAGGATGAAGGTGCAGGAGCTCAGGAGGAGGTACATGGCGGTAATGGTGGGGGCCAACACTATTCTAAGGGACGATCCGGAACTGACCTGCAGGATAAGTGGGTGCACCGATAAGGTGAAGGTGATCCTCGACAGGCACGGATTGACCGCCGGCGGGAACTTTAGAGCCTTTAAAGAGGGCAGAGTATTGGTTTTCACGGAGAGCGAGAAGGAATGGAACAAGGGAGAGGTCATCAGGGAAACGGATCCCGGGAAGATACTCAAGATCCTCGGAGAAAAGGGAATCGACAGCGTTTTGATAGAAGGGGGGAGAGCAGCCTGCCAGTTCCTTCCCTTCGCGGACAGACTGCACCTGTTCTACGGTAACAAACTCTTTGGAAAGGGAATCTCACCATTCGAATGCCTAAACGTCGATAGGGTGGAAGATGCGTTTAGGGTCGATTTTCGTGGGTTCGAAAACTTTGGGGACAGCTTTTACGTGGAGGCGATCCCGTGTTCTCGGGAATAG
- the ribH gene encoding 6,7-dimethyl-8-ribityllumazine synthase, producing the protein MIYEGGYSGKGLKIGIVVSRFNDLLTEELLKGALDCFRRHEVEELEVFRVPGAFEIPFVVKELAKKGKYDAILTLGAVVKGETYHFDLVASEVAKGIAQVNLNYETPVVFGVITVEDELQGLNRAGVKSNRGFEYAMATLEMANLRKN; encoded by the coding sequence ATGATCTACGAAGGGGGATACTCCGGAAAAGGTCTGAAAATAGGCATAGTGGTGAGCAGGTTTAACGATCTGCTAACGGAGGAGCTTTTGAAGGGTGCGCTGGACTGCTTCAGAAGACACGAGGTTGAAGAGCTGGAGGTCTTCAGGGTCCCGGGGGCTTTTGAGATCCCATTCGTCGTCAAGGAACTGGCAAAGAAGGGGAAATACGATGCAATCCTGACGCTTGGGGCCGTTGTTAAGGGAGAAACGTACCACTTCGATCTGGTTGCCAGCGAGGTCGCCAAAGGGATCGCTCAGGTAAACCTGAACTACGAAACCCCCGTGGTATTCGGTGTTATAACGGTTGAAGACGAGCTCCAAGGACTCAACAGGGCAGGCGTAAAGTCAAACAGAGGCTTTGAATACGCTATGGCCACCCTTGAGATGGCAAACCTAAGAAAAAACTGA
- a CDS encoding phosphoribosylaminoimidazolesuccinocarboxamide synthase: protein MEPAYRGKTKDVYDEGPYLVFHFKDSVLGADGREDTGGNEVIGERRGKGSAILKQTEFFFKLLEREGIKTHFVERMDERRARFLKTERIPLEIIYRFRAYGSFLRRYGRFVRPLEELNIVEFTLKDDALGDPPICEEAIEKLGIASGEEIALMKDLTRRVALILHEFFEEKGLGIIDFKVEFGRKDGELLVIDEVSGDTMRVMKDGRILKSEELLGVIG from the coding sequence ATGGAGCCGGCTTACAGGGGAAAGACGAAGGACGTCTACGACGAAGGCCCTTACCTCGTCTTCCACTTCAAGGACAGCGTTCTCGGGGCCGATGGAAGGGAAGATACGGGCGGGAACGAGGTGATAGGAGAGAGAAGGGGCAAGGGAAGCGCCATCCTGAAGCAGACGGAATTCTTCTTTAAACTCCTCGAAAGGGAGGGCATAAAAACGCACTTCGTGGAGAGGATGGACGAAAGGCGGGCGAGGTTCCTGAAGACGGAACGCATCCCTCTGGAGATCATCTACCGTTTCAGGGCATACGGGAGCTTTCTGAGGAGATACGGGCGATTTGTAAGGCCTCTGGAGGAGCTCAACATCGTCGAGTTCACCCTGAAGGACGACGCCCTCGGGGATCCTCCGATCTGCGAGGAAGCCATAGAAAAGCTGGGAATCGCCAGCGGGGAGGAGATAGCCCTGATGAAGGACCTCACCCGACGGGTGGCCCTCATTCTTCATGAATTCTTCGAGGAGAAGGGTTTGGGGATTATTGACTTCAAGGTCGAGTTCGGGCGGAAGGACGGGGAGCTTCTGGTTATAGACGAGGTCAGCGGGGACACCATGAGGGTGATGAAGGATGGAAGAATACTGAAGAGCGAGGAGCTTCTGGGGGTGATAGGGTGA
- a CDS encoding riboflavin synthase, producing the protein MFSGIVERVARATYSGEKLYVEKVLDVDPGDSVAVNGACLTVTQVKDRWMVFEVGEETLKRTNLKRAKLVNLERALRFGERINGHLVTGHVDGTLKLKKVLGKGNTHWMAFEMPDVGFGIVEKGSIALNGVSLTIARVEKDRFWVQVIPYTWENSNLRFLKVGDEVNYEVDIVARYLRDLLGDGYEYGGAQRKRYPG; encoded by the coding sequence GTGTTCTCGGGAATAGTGGAGAGGGTTGCAAGGGCCACTTATTCAGGAGAAAAACTGTACGTTGAGAAGGTTCTTGATGTGGATCCGGGGGACAGCGTTGCCGTTAACGGGGCGTGTTTGACCGTAACTCAAGTTAAGGACCGCTGGATGGTCTTTGAAGTGGGCGAGGAGACACTTAAGAGGACGAACCTCAAAAGGGCAAAGCTCGTCAACCTCGAGAGGGCGCTGAGGTTCGGGGAAAGGATCAACGGACATCTCGTCACCGGGCACGTTGATGGAACCCTGAAGCTGAAGAAAGTCCTCGGGAAGGGCAACACACACTGGATGGCCTTTGAAATGCCCGATGTAGGCTTTGGGATTGTGGAAAAGGGAAGCATAGCCCTAAACGGGGTGAGTTTAACGATCGCCCGGGTTGAAAAGGACCGCTTCTGGGTCCAGGTGATCCCCTACACCTGGGAGAACAGCAACCTGAGGTTCCTGAAGGTGGGGGACGAGGTCAACTACGAGGTGGATATCGTTGCCAGGTATCTAAGGGACCTTCTGGGTGATGGGTATGAATACGGAGGAGCTCAGAGAAAGCGTTATCCGGGGTAA